The following proteins are encoded in a genomic region of Mobula hypostoma chromosome 23, sMobHyp1.1, whole genome shotgun sequence:
- the LOC134336754 gene encoding neuferricin, protein MPMPMPQSQTLALCAACAAAALLMPADVWRLLSCGWAGWVGPVNDVAAARIFSKAELSRYTGGKGSPGLYLAVLGQVFDVHRGRRHYGPGGSYHFFTGRDASRAFVSGDFTELGLIDDVSGLSPTELLSLYEWLTFYRREYIFKGKLAGMYYDHNGEPTQALIDAELVTEQGRKLKAELEVENKVFPPCNSEWTSTKGGRVWCSTHSGGIERNWVGVPRKLYKVGSKNYRCVCVRTDGPASNQPSSAHNRGDLDNPALAEYPGCESVSDSCVLVEE, encoded by the exons ATGCCGATGCCGATGCCCCAGAGCCAGACGCTGGCGCTGTGCGCGGCCTGTGCCGCCGCCGCCCTGCTGATGCCCGCCGATGTCTGGAGGCTGCTGAGCTGCGGCTGGGCGGGCTGGGTTGGCCCAGTGAACGATGTCGCGGCCGCCCGAATCTTCAGTAAGGCCGAGCTGAGCCGCTACACCGGCGGCAAGGGCAGTCCCGGGCTGTACCTGGCTGTCCTGGGCCAGGTGTTCGACGTGCACCGAGGGAGACGGCACTACGGCCCGGGAGGCTCCTATCACTTCTTCACAG GTCGAGATGCCAGTAGAGCATTTGTGAGTGGAGATTTCACTGAGCTCGGTCTCATAGATGATGTGTCCGGACTCTCACCCACCGAACTGCTCTCTCTCTATGAGTGGCTGACCTTTTACAGGAGAGAGTACATTTTTAAAG GCAAACTAGCTGGAATGTATTATGACCACAACGGTGAACCGACCCAAGCGCTCATTGATGCAGAGCTGGTCACCGAGCAAGGAAGGAAACTGAAGGCAGAGTTGGAAGTGGAAAACAAGGTGTTTCCTCCCTGCAATTCGGAATGGACCTCCACCAAAGGTGGCAGAGTTTGGTGTTCAACTCACAG TGGAGGAATCGAAAGGAATTGGGTGGGTGTCCCACGCAAATTATATAAGGTGGGATCAAAGAACTATCGCTGTGTTTGTGTGCGTACAGACGGACCTGCGTCGAATCAACCCAGTTCAGCTCACAACAGAGGAGATCTGGATAACCCTGCCTTGGCAGAATATCCAGGATGTGAGAGTGTTTCAGACTCTTGTGTCCTTGTGGAGGAGTAG